TGCTCACAGATGATGTAGCAAAACTGCCCCATCCTTTCAACAAAATGACAACTATACCCTCTCCCACTTCCATGTCCCAAAGGTCAACTATTCTCTCCCCTGCGTCCACGACTCTTCCCTAATCATTCACAGAAGATTGACTTCTGCCAAAACCCTTCTGTCAATTTTTCTCTCTCGCAGAAAATGGCCAAGCCCCGTGAAACCGCAAAACCTGATCCACCAGTAGAATccgaagaagaggaagaatccggcgaggaagaagaggaaggcTCGTCGGAGGAATCAGAATCCCAACCCGAGAACGAACCTTCCCAGAAAAAGACCGCCTCCCCTCCCGCTCCGGCTACCAAGAAGCCCGAATCCGCAACACCGAAAACCCAACCGACATCTGCCGCTGCTGCAGCCTCTTCATCTGACGAATCTGAAGATGAGGAGTCCGGATCCGATACCGACTCCGACACCGAAACCCCTTCCGAGAAACCCGACCCGAGTATCAAACCCATTGCCTCAAAACCCATGGATGGCCCGCAGAAAACTACAACTACTGCAAAAAAGCCCAGATCCAAGCCCAACGCGCTGGGTCCCACTTCCCCGGCGAAGTCAACCACCGGCGCCGGAGCAAAACGGACGGCGTCAGCAGCGGGGAGTGATGAGGGGAAGGATGCAAAGAGGTCGAAGAAAAAACCCGAAGCGGAGGCTGAAAGTTCGGAGAGAAAAGGGAATTCTAATGATGATTCGAGGAGGTTGTTTCAAAGGCTGTGGAGCGAGGATGATGAGATTGCTATCCTCAAGGGAATGCTCGATTATTCGGCCAAGAAAAAGGCTGACCCGATTAATGATTTGAATGCTTTCCTtgaatttattaagaaaaatatcCATATCGATGTTAGCAAGACTCAGTTGCAGGATAAGATCAGGAGGCTGAAGAAGAAGTATGAAAACAATgctgaaagagagaagaagggTAATAAAGAACTCACCTTTTCGAAGCCCCACGAGCAAAAAGCTTATGAATTTTCGAAAAAGGTGTGGGGCAAAGAGAAGAATGGTGATGGGGAGGAGAATGTTGAGAGTACTAAGGCTAATGGGACTGCAGTGAGGAAGAGCCGGAGTAGAAGCGCAGTGGTGGGTATGACGCCTAAAGTTGATGAGGTGGAGGAGAAGCTGAAGGAAGTGAAGGATTTGGTGGGTGAGAAGAATGTGGTGGAGGGGTTGAAGAATGACAGTTTTGGTCCTACTGACAGTTTGAGGATTGAGGAGTGGGTTCTTAAGAGGGCACATTTGATTAAGGATGCAAAGAAGAGAGCTGAATTGGAGGAGAAGTGGAGGGAGTTGAAAGTCAAGGAGATTGAGTTGTTGGCTAGGAGATCAGAGTTGATGGCTGAGCAGAGTAAGCTGGTCTTGGAGGGCTTGAAATGATCGGGGGGTTGATATTGAGTTGTTGGAAGAATGCTGAAAAGGTTAGTTGCATTAGTGGGGTTTGGTGATGATTAATGTAGTGGCAAAAGGCAGCACAGCATTATGGTGTTGAATATATCTTTAGCACTTTTATGGTTTTAGGGTCGGTAATTAGCAAATTATGGTTTCCTGTACTTTGCCATTTTTAGGTTATATTTTGAATGTTAATGATTTTGAAACTGGGATGATTTGGATGCTTCAGTATTTATGTGCTGAATTAGGATGTTTGCTTTTTCGTATTTTGTTTAGTGTTGCAGTTGGATTCCTATGGTAATTGACTTTAAATGTGATGTTAATTGCTTGTTGGTATGCAAAACAAGATGCATCTACATTGGTTTATATTGATGATGTGCTTTGTGATATTGGTTACCTTTTCCTGATGATTAAGTGGGCATATAGAGATGGTAAGGAATTAATAGTAGCTGATAAAAACTTCTTTTAAGCTTTTGCTTCAAAGGCCGACTCAACAATAATCTGCTAGtaccattttccatttttctaagAGAGAACTTAGTAGCAATTAACACGCGTTCCATGTTTGGCGTCGATCCTTTCTGTAACCCATAATCTATGACTTGAAGCACTGACGAGTGCAACTCTAGAAGAAGCAACTATAACCATGCGGAAGCCATTTTTAAGATTTAGATCTAGTAATCACCTCCCAATTCCTATATTCTCTATCCCTGTTATTTGTGCTTATGACAAAtatctgaaaattttttaactcTATATCGCTTGGTATGTGATATAGAAACTAGAAAGAAAGAGCAAACTATGTGAACCATTAAGGCATCTATGCCCTTTTGCAACATTCTTTCTAAGTGTTTACTCACAGTGTCAATGCAGGCATTCAGCTTTTCATTATCCTCCCCAAGAACTTTTGACGGTTTGTGACAGGTTAGCGCCCTAGTCAAGATATTTGCTCAATTTCTCCACTGGAAACCTAGAGTCCATTTTGAATCAAAGTATGGTTGCACTAATTGTTCTCCTGGCACTTCTTCTAGCATAATCTACTTATTTGGAGTGTTAAGTATCACTGGTTAATGGCACTGACCTCTTCAAAGATATATCCATCATTCTCCCCCATGGTTTCCAGATTTGTATTGAAAAACCTCCTTTTAGATGGATGAAGTTAATTTTACTTGCAACGTGATTGATATGCTATTAAGTCTTTTAATCCCAAGCCACTAGTAACCTAACAATGACATATATGCCAAGAAGTGCCACTTGAGTGACATGTCCAGTGCCACCAGGTTTTCCTACTTTGTCAGCTCCCCTTCTTTTCTTCTGCTTGCTGAGTTACCATCTATAACCACCATTCTCCttctttctctcttattttccATCTTCTCGCTTCCACTGTTCTGTAGAATCAAATTATTTTTAAGCGATGACTTGGAGTCCCAATGCCAGGATCTTTTCAATTTTGtcactttttttttagttttatttgatCAACTGTGTGTACCATATCTCTTCTTGCACCAAAATTAGATTTTTGAAGTCAAAATTTAATTGACAAAATGTTGTAAAATGAAACTTGAGGATCGTTTTGTAGACCTTTGGGTGTTTTTGAGTAAGTTTGGCTGCTAATTGGtgggttgttgttgttgttgcaagcaaacccaaaattggcttataatttcaatttttttttctggatttttacCTGTGGTGTATTTAGGCCATTTAATCAGGGTGGAATAGTTTAATTTTGGGGAGTAAATTTATCAGTGGCCTCTAATTTTATGGATTTAGTACAACATAACAATTAGGCAATGCAGAATGCAATGGATGTGTTCAAAACTAGGGCTAATGAGCCTTATGTTACACTTTTTGAAGAATCATTCCTATTAATCATTAATTACATGGTTTGCAATAATATGATATGCACCTTTCAATTATACCAATGAAGTCATGACTAGTGACTTTGCGATAATTCTTTCCGTGTCCCATTTCCAGAATTGCAATATCTGTATGCATTTTGGTAATCTTGTATAGCTTGTTACCAGTAAGGCTGCTCTTAACTTTTTCAAACTGTAATCATCTTTTTGTTGTGTGAAAGTTTATCTTGTGCTCAAATTATGGGTTTGTACTTTTCCAAATCAAGAACTGCTATGCATCATCTCAAACCTAAACTGGGTTATGCTTTAGCTGAGTTCTCGGACTGCTTCTTTATTTCATTATCCAGAATCTGAATCTGCAATTATAAAAATGCTGATGGAGTTTAATGTAATAGGCCAGCCCTTTTTACGATTGGCATTCTCGACATGTCAGTTGGAAAACAGTTGGATTGCATGCAAAACTTTGGCGAACCTCAGTTCATACTGCATTTTATGGTTTTATCATAATGAATATGCAGTCAGCTGTATAGTTTAATTTTGCCACATTCATATTTTCCTTAGCAATCAGTTGGTGATTACCATACTGATTTCTGTATCTTTGATTTTGATTGATGTTAAAAGTGATTAACTCCTTGagaatgattttaggacttgtCAATTGTGAAGATGGACGGCAACTTCTGCTTGTAAAATCCTTATTTCACGAATAGCTATGTGCATGGAGTAATGCTTTGACTTTCTCCtacttattttgtgaaatccGCTAACAGCCCAGAAGGCTTGGTTCATTCTAATTATTGTATGAACTGATAGCAATTGGGTATTCCTGTAAGTTCAATAGTTTGAAACAGCAGCAATTTCTGTATTGTTTTAGTTTAGTTATTTATTCTGTATGAGTTATTTCAGTTCTGTTTTGCCTATGATTTACCAAACAAGTCATTCTATGTGTGCCGAGTTGTTGGATACCAGGCAATAAATGGATGTTAACAAATAGTACAAGCAATATCAAAAGATGCTAGGATCAGTTTCTGAAAATTCTACAGCTAGTTGTGTCCTGCTAACAATGGCATTATGTTTTTAGCTAACAGTTCTGATGCTATACAAAAAATATAGCTGGTATTTCCTGGACATTGTGACATCTTTATGAGAGAGCTGTCTCTGCAGGCTAAAGGCTGCAGCATTCCACACTAGATTCATCCATCCTGTTCAGAATGGTGCCAAATAGATGTATAACCGCACAATATTACATCCTTTCCTCAATACCGTGTAGATGGTGACCCTATGTTCCTTATTGTGTATAGCATTCTTTGTTGTGCTCTAGTGAAGCAGTCAGTTTTAGTATATTGGAATGCACGAAAGAGGACCATTTCCTAAAGCTGAAAAGATGGATCCTGAAACATTTTTGTGATACTATGCCTGTACAAAAAATTCCTAGTTCATGCCTTGTCtgcttaaaattttttaataagatTTCTCTATGAAGATCACCGTCAATTATTTTCTTCCCCAGCTCcggcccaaaaaaaaagggaaaaaaaaaaaatggcaaaagaTGCGACTAATACGGCAGGGTGATAGAGTTCTACGTGGGCACTAAATTAGCAAAGAAAACGACGTAGTTTCCAGTATAGAAGTTCTTTAAAGTTTAAACTCATCTCAGCCATGCCAATCCTTCCTACTATAAAGATGGGAAACGATTGGAATTGCAAAATTGATCGGATTGGTCCAATCTTTTCGGTGGCTATTGCTGTAATTTTGAGCAACTTTCGTGGCAATTTGATAATTTCAACATAcgattatattattattattattattgtttccTCCGTCCAGACTTTCTAGAACTCTCTCATCACCGCATAGCTGCCATGTATTCTCAACTTCGTCCTACAATTCCTCACCGTAACCACCcttttaaatttgacaaaagaagaaaaagaaaaccaccATTCTGATTGTCACCTTGTAAGGATATTGAATTTTGGCTCTTTTTCATCCTTGAAGTGGTTATTttcctacattttttttttggtcattcAATTTTTTCCTAAGCCAATCAAATGAGGGTGTTCATTTAATCCGTCACTGTTTTCCTAATCTAGTCAAGTGAGGGTGTTCGTCAGAGATATTCATGAGGTGGGATTTATAATCTCTTCAGcaatttattcttgattttgtttcTGGTTGTTTAGTTTGTATGATTCTGTAGGAGTTCAATTTCAGATTGTTTGAGCAAATGTTTGGAATCAGTATAGTGTATGCAATCATTGGAACATGGTAATTATTGTTAAACAAttgtctcctttttttttttttttttttttttgcatgggTCAATTTCAAGTTGTCTCAACAAGTATATAAATGTGCCTCCATTGATGAAAGGGTATTCATTTTTCCAACAAATTACTTGGTAATATAAAGTTGTCTCAACAAGTATATAAAAGTTTGATAATGATCCCAAATTATTAGTTGAAAGTCATGTCTATGTGTGTCAACGTGTTCACAAGTAATTTATAACAATTTTTAATACGAGAACAAGTAATTTGTCACTATATATAATTGATATAATTGATCACTACAAAATACAATCTTTATACTttgtggggttttttttttacacaaaaaATTCATACTTTAATAACTTGTAGGATATTAGTGGCTTGTTGCCTCCTATTATGTAACTCATTAAACACATATTCTACTATTCGATAGGTTATGTGAATATCATAATTGTCcaccaattttatttttttttaagcgTATCATCAATAATAGTTTTCAACCTACTCCTTTAATGACTCTAACTCGCGGCCTGTGAATTACAAATGAAACGTCTCACCAATTAGACTACATTTTATTATCCACTTATATTCACAGAGTGAACAtaactttattttatttgttcctTCGCTGAAAAATTTTATACTTAGGCACACTATGGAAGCCGAAAGGACACAACCCACCTCTATATGCAACTCGAACCACACTAATACATCATCTACTGATTTAGGGATTATCCCCGAGGCTTTGGTCTGGTGGTAGTAGCCTAGTTAGGTGAGTACCATTGCTAAGCATCGAATCTCCGATGAAACAACTCACACAGCTTGGGCAGTGGGACACGTGTGGA
The genomic region above belongs to Coffea arabica cultivar ET-39 chromosome 7c, Coffea Arabica ET-39 HiFi, whole genome shotgun sequence and contains:
- the LOC113698969 gene encoding uncharacterized protein, translated to MAKPRETAKPDPPVESEEEEESGEEEEEGSSEESESQPENEPSQKKTASPPAPATKKPESATPKTQPTSAAAAASSSDESEDEESGSDTDSDTETPSEKPDPSIKPIASKPMDGPQKTTTTAKKPRSKPNALGPTSPAKSTTGAGAKRTASAAGSDEGKDAKRSKKKPEAEAESSERKGNSNDDSRRLFQRLWSEDDEIAILKGMLDYSAKKKADPINDLNAFLEFIKKNIHIDVSKTQLQDKIRRLKKKYENNAEREKKGNKELTFSKPHEQKAYEFSKKVWGKEKNGDGEENVESTKANGTAVRKSRSRSAVVGMTPKVDEVEEKLKEVKDLVGEKNVVEGLKNDSFGPTDSLRIEEWVLKRAHLIKDAKKRAELEEKWRELKVKEIELLARRSELMAEQSKLVLEGLK